A DNA window from Macadamia integrifolia cultivar HAES 741 chromosome 4, SCU_Mint_v3, whole genome shotgun sequence contains the following coding sequences:
- the LOC122075106 gene encoding F-box/FBD/LRR-repeat protein At1g13570-like encodes MGNSSCCINTSGSDNSIINEKEIELIEEEHISDLPDEVLSYIISLLTLREAVRTSTLSRRWKYLWKTSVSNLDFDAENMLGSLSPSTHEGWQERTSKFIEVVDQNLKLLQDFKVERFRICSPLDSRHGSNLSRWVQFAIISGVKELHLDLYNKSSSTPHDRLYNIPSGLLGCGKKYSLNHLHLSCCTLSILRPWPGFEGFESLTTLSLKYVFLTEKVVEDILSCCTLLEWLKLEKCNNLLSLKISSPSLKYLEVNELSHLAEIRLCASSLVTFEFTGHMVEICFENTPLLVNLMLHTVGFHSWDGATFALTRLPVYNILHLESLFVYNTRLYLEPVFPLESLPTFNKLTKLVMVTGIPEKDFFFWTVTLMKVSPFLKALQLHLSHLKDESESREIAKPSNFFHSHLKFVEVNGFAGYNEQIDILTYILKNAIALESLLIDPHPRFYLGDGKWKTHDRHCFLSRGERQRIYELLLQESQHAGAKLTIL; translated from the exons AAAG gagatcGAGCTAATTGAGGAGGAACACATAAGCGATCTTCCGGATGAGGTCTTGAGCTACATTATATCATTGTTGACATTGAGAGAAGCAGTGCGAACTAGTACTTTATCGAGAAGGTGGAAGTATCTTTGGAAGACATCAGTTTCCAATCTTGATTTTGATGCTGAAAACATGCTTGGAAGCCTGAGCCCCTCAACACATGAAGGTTGGCAAGAAAGAACATCCAAATTTATAGAAGTGGTTGATCAAAACTTGAAGCTTCTTCAAGATTTTAAGGTTGAAAGGTTTAGGATTTGCTCTCCCTTGGATAGCAGGCATGGGTCTAATCTTTCCAGATGGGTCCAGTTTGCAATAATATCAGGGGTCAAAGAACTTCATCTTGACTTGTACAACAAAAGTAGTTCCACACCTCATGATAGGCTTTACAACATTCCCTCTGGGCTTCTTGGTTGTGGGAAAAAGTACTCCTTGAATCACTTACATTTGAGTTGTTGCACCTTGAGCATCTTGAGACCTTGGCCTGGTTTTGAAGgttttgaatcacttaccacaCTCTCCCTAAAATATGTATTTCTGACTGAGAAAGTTGTGGAGGATATATTGTCTTGTTGTACTCTCCTTGAATGGCTGAAGTTGGAAAAATGCAACAATTTATTGAGTCTAAAGATCTCCAGCCCATCCCTCAAGTACCTTGAAGTAAATGAACTTTCTCATTTAGCTGAAATCAGGTTATGTGCTTCAAGTCTTGTCACATTTGAGTTCACAGGGCACATGGTTGAAATCTGCTTTGAGAATACTCCACTATTGGTAAATTTAATGCTCCATACTGTGGGCTTCCATTCCTGGGATGGAGCTACCTTTGCCCTTACAAGACTTCCAGTCTATAATATCCTCCATCTTGAGTCTCTATTCGTTTACAACACCAGGCTTTAtcttgag CCAGTGTTTCCATTAGAAAGCTTACCGACTTTCAATAAACTTACCAAATTAGTAATGGTTACTGGAATACCAGAGAAAGATTTTTTCTTCTGGACTGTTACCCTTATGAAGGTTTCTCCTTTCTTGAAGGCACTCCAACTCCAT CTATCTCACTTAAAAGATGAATCTGAATCAAGAGAAATTGCTAAGCCTTCTAATTTCTTTCATAGTCACCTAAAGTTTGTAGAGGTAAATGGGTTTGCTGGTTACAATGAACAAATTGACATATTAACTTATATTCTTAAGAATGCTATTGCACTTGAGTCCTTGCTCATCGACCCTCATCCTAGATTTTATCTTGGAGATGGCAAATGGAAGACCCATGATCGCCATTGCTTCTTATCTAGAGGAGAAAGACAGCGGATATATGAATTGCTTCTTCAAGAGTCTCAGCATGCAGGTGCAAAGCTAACAATTCTGTAA